One Candidatus Bathyarchaeota archaeon genomic window carries:
- a CDS encoding cellulase family glycosylhydrolase, producing MNTIDLAKTRQALNLKKLAKPIAICISALFIISMISMLSATSVQAATTTSPLHTSGHLILDANNNPVYLRGIGRAGDIDSLSGIWSGPGDSVYNYGNKWQTDFTVLAQKMDATFACYRDVWKVNMIRVFVPVDWWWDDKINPAQAYGEGPNQVMSYKNYIELIAQEADKYGIYVDFCPYSVLNYYKNQGNWDGIPGSLGTASLAYMQKINQNEITAWRMWWTSVVERLGKYPNVIFEMWNEPDNDKQAYYNYMINAYQAIRATGNTNLIFMQYYLGLVPGYNELTWVPEFHNQLKNALGKEPLNVAYTTHPYRRAPYPNLVWSTTCQGVKQQLSAATMIPATRSNGIDVPLVFNEMGVMLEPSMYSNDYFPDAQKPESTLTVEQKMQNELAFWDAILRNAYEMDVGVCSYYWMQTGVWWGSEALISQANWPANAASPTPSQTGQIFINNYVAKTPVNPTPTTTPSPTPNPTPVPIPTPVQTPTPTATPTPEPTPTPTPQPTPTPSSTPIPTPTPTPTSTAPTQSPAETPTPQPTQQANVTPTSTEKPTAQSQESSPKPTQTPTEPPNSSAEPIPTFRIQPTYRNHWSAWYLFKWGRFNAWFFYFR from the coding sequence ATGAATACAATCGACCTTGCAAAAACACGTCAGGCCCTAAACCTCAAAAAACTCGCCAAGCCAATCGCCATTTGCATCAGCGCACTATTCATCATAAGCATGATTTCTATGCTCTCAGCAACTTCAGTGCAAGCAGCCACAACCACATCCCCACTGCATACGTCGGGCCACTTAATCCTCGACGCTAACAATAACCCTGTTTACCTGCGAGGCATCGGCAGAGCAGGAGACATCGATTCCCTAAGTGGCATCTGGAGCGGCCCAGGCGATTCCGTTTATAACTATGGAAACAAATGGCAAACTGACTTCACTGTCCTAGCGCAAAAAATGGATGCAACATTTGCGTGCTACCGAGACGTTTGGAAAGTTAACATGATTCGCGTCTTTGTACCTGTTGACTGGTGGTGGGACGACAAAATAAACCCTGCACAAGCATACGGTGAAGGACCAAATCAGGTAATGAGTTACAAAAACTACATAGAACTCATCGCGCAAGAAGCAGACAAATACGGCATATACGTTGACTTCTGCCCCTATTCAGTGCTTAACTACTACAAAAACCAAGGCAACTGGGATGGAATCCCAGGCAGCTTGGGCACAGCAAGTTTAGCCTACATGCAGAAAATCAACCAGAATGAAATAACTGCATGGCGAATGTGGTGGACAAGCGTAGTTGAAAGGCTAGGAAAATATCCTAACGTAATCTTTGAAATGTGGAATGAACCCGACAATGACAAACAAGCGTACTACAACTATATGATAAACGCATACCAAGCAATCCGCGCAACAGGCAACACCAACCTGATTTTCATGCAATACTACCTCGGCTTAGTTCCAGGATACAATGAACTCACGTGGGTACCAGAATTCCACAACCAACTCAAAAACGCCCTCGGCAAAGAACCATTAAATGTTGCATACACCACACACCCCTACAGACGGGCACCATACCCCAACCTCGTATGGTCAACAACCTGCCAAGGCGTTAAACAACAACTCAGCGCAGCCACAATGATTCCAGCAACACGCTCAAACGGCATAGATGTTCCGTTGGTTTTCAACGAGATGGGAGTTATGCTTGAACCATCCATGTACAGCAACGACTACTTCCCAGACGCACAAAAACCCGAGAGCACTCTTACCGTGGAACAGAAGATGCAAAATGAATTAGCATTCTGGGATGCAATACTTCGCAACGCTTACGAAATGGACGTGGGCGTTTGCTCCTACTACTGGATGCAGACAGGCGTCTGGTGGGGTTCAGAAGCACTAATATCCCAAGCTAATTGGCCAGCGAATGCAGCGTCACCAACACCCTCACAAACGGGACAAATATTCATCAACAATTACGTGGCTAAAACACCAGTAAACCCGACACCAACCACTACACCATCACCAACCCCAAACCCGACACCAGTACCGATACCGACACCAGTGCAAACTCCAACGCCGACAGCAACGCCCACCCCAGAACCCACACCAACACCTACTCCACAACCAACACCAACCCCTTCATCAACTCCTATTCCGACACCAACACCAACGCCCACCTCGACAGCGCCAACTCAGTCGCCAGCGGAAACCCCAACGCCTCAACCAACACAACAAGCAAACGTGACACCAACATCTACAGAAAAACCAACAGCACAGTCACAAGAATCCAGTCCAAAGCCAACACAGACGCCGACAGAACCCCCAAACTCATCTGCAGAGCCAATACCAACATTCCGTATACAACCAACATATCGTAACCACTGGAGCGCATGGTACCTGTTTAAATGGGGTCGCTTTAACGCGTGGTTCTTTTACTTCCGCTAA
- a CDS encoding ribbon-helix-helix domain-containing protein → MEIINVRLPDKVVSDIDKLAKKHELTRSEVMRQALTIYLHLTENVGAMLRPIVFQVKPAQITYTRRGDVSILKMPTGHAIVAGSTSTGAVGPKEMDKVKVNGRVLGKFLGRVALMDVTATGAFPLLLSVTLGVEREPTGNEILEGIKREARSIGLDPNQVLMENTEDNFETVQTGAGLTVIGLANEDELRLGKTCPGDLIVAIGKPKVGDEVIAAEARGEIADLKNVTQLSQRKYIHDILPVGGFGIANEAKMMAYGVGRQLKLNDVQGLDLNKPAGPATVVLATVDKDRLEDLVALIPKPITVVGEIL, encoded by the coding sequence ATGGAAATCATAAATGTCCGTTTGCCCGATAAAGTCGTCTCAGACATAGATAAACTCGCAAAAAAGCATGAACTCACCCGCTCCGAAGTCATGCGCCAAGCATTAACCATCTATCTACACTTGACTGAAAACGTCGGCGCCATGCTAAGACCAATAGTTTTCCAAGTAAAACCCGCACAAATAACCTACACGCGAAGAGGCGACGTATCAATCCTGAAAATGCCGACAGGGCACGCCATAGTAGCTGGCTCAACCTCAACAGGCGCTGTGGGTCCTAAAGAAATGGATAAAGTAAAAGTGAACGGTCGGGTTCTGGGGAAGTTTCTGGGGAGGGTTGCTTTGATGGATGTGACAGCCACAGGTGCGTTTCCTCTGTTGTTGTCTGTAACGTTAGGTGTTGAGAGGGAACCCACAGGCAACGAAATTCTCGAAGGCATTAAACGCGAAGCCCGAAGCATCGGATTAGACCCCAACCAAGTGTTGATGGAGAACACTGAGGATAATTTTGAAACGGTGCAAACAGGTGCTGGGTTGACCGTCATTGGCTTAGCAAACGAGGACGAGCTAAGACTTGGAAAAACATGCCCAGGCGACTTAATCGTAGCAATCGGCAAGCCTAAAGTTGGAGACGAAGTAATTGCGGCAGAAGCCAGAGGCGAAATCGCCGACCTCAAAAACGTCACACAGCTCTCGCAGAGAAAGTACATTCATGATATTCTGCCTGTCGGAGGTTTCGGTATAGCAAATGAAGCAAAAATGATGGCATACGGGGTTGGCAGACAACTTAAACTTAACGATGTCCAAGGCTTGGATTTGAACAAGCCTGCAGGTCCAGCCACGGTAGTTCTTGCCACTGTTGATAAGGACAGGCTTGAGGATTTAGTAGCTTTGATTCCTAAACCCATCACTGTTGTGGGAGAAATATTGTAG
- a CDS encoding phosphopantetheine adenylyltransferase: MKEFKKVAVGGTFDELHKGHKALLGKAFEVGEKVVIGLTSDEFVSKLGKPHKTAPYGERLRELTAFLESLGLAGRFEIVPLHDPYGSTISGEGLEALVVSKETEKTALVINQRRQHAGLPPLKIFTVNMVPAENKTPISTTRIRRGEIDRNGHLLKSAI, from the coding sequence ATGAAAGAATTCAAAAAAGTAGCGGTTGGCGGAACATTCGATGAACTTCACAAGGGACACAAAGCTCTGCTCGGCAAAGCCTTTGAGGTAGGCGAAAAAGTCGTAATCGGCTTAACTTCAGATGAATTCGTCTCAAAACTTGGCAAACCCCACAAGACCGCACCCTACGGTGAACGTCTCCGAGAGCTGACGGCTTTTCTGGAAAGTCTAGGCTTAGCTGGAAGATTTGAAATCGTTCCCTTACATGACCCCTACGGCTCAACCATTTCTGGCGAGGGCTTAGAAGCCTTAGTTGTAAGCAAAGAAACAGAAAAAACAGCACTTGTTATTAACCAGAGACGCCAACACGCAGGGCTTCCGCCATTAAAAATTTTCACTGTAAACATGGTTCCAGCGGAAAATAAAACTCCCATTTCTACTACTCGAATACGCCGTGGAGAAATCGACCGCAATGGACACTTACTAAAAAGTGCAATATAG
- a CDS encoding ECF transporter S component: MKAQTIAVIGISAAIYAVVGRLTDLGLNFLGVAFYPAVIVPAVFAVLFGPWVGGFGAAIGIFIRDMLFHGNPFLSLTAGVPPNFIVFFIIGYVTFTDINTRKLIITALLASIVVALGLLVPTIIAPTEFAAATRLSTTQILALFTSTVVLSLIVILVVSKRWQEWRKYAVGSVVGMAAGAALLSVAYWGYSQLFFDPAGYVKEALPATFIPILFVWTFITEVPFVLLVGPPIIKACYKAFPSLRYKRLKPQKIGGPID; this comes from the coding sequence TTGAAAGCCCAAACAATAGCAGTAATCGGAATCTCCGCAGCAATATATGCTGTAGTCGGACGCTTAACAGACCTCGGACTCAACTTTCTAGGAGTAGCCTTCTACCCAGCCGTAATTGTACCCGCAGTTTTCGCCGTTCTTTTCGGACCATGGGTTGGAGGTTTCGGCGCAGCCATCGGCATATTCATCCGAGACATGCTCTTTCACGGCAACCCATTCCTCAGCTTAACAGCAGGCGTCCCACCAAACTTCATCGTATTCTTCATCATCGGCTACGTCACATTCACAGATATCAACACAAGAAAACTCATCATAACCGCCCTCTTAGCAAGCATAGTTGTAGCTTTAGGATTGCTAGTCCCCACTATAATAGCCCCAACCGAATTTGCTGCCGCAACAAGGCTCTCCACCACACAGATACTTGCCCTTTTCACCTCAACAGTCGTGCTAAGCTTAATAGTAATCTTGGTTGTCTCCAAACGCTGGCAAGAATGGCGCAAATACGCTGTCGGATCCGTGGTGGGAATGGCTGCAGGAGCCGCATTACTCTCCGTTGCTTACTGGGGATACAGCCAACTATTCTTTGACCCAGCAGGATATGTCAAAGAAGCTCTACCAGCCACTTTCATTCCAATCCTCTTTGTTTGGACGTTTATAACAGAAGTTCCCTTTGTCCTCCTTGTGGGTCCACCTATCATCAAAGCTTGCTACAAGGCATTCCCATCACTCAGATATAAAAGGTTAAAACCACAAAAAATAGGCGGCCCCATTGATTAG
- a CDS encoding pyrimidine dimer DNA glycosylase/endonuclease V produces the protein MVRIWCVPVSELDRQHLLGEHAELHCIVGALQGKYKAYQNHPQTLRFKDRIEQLYTRHEQQVQEMQKRGYKHNSLLPASNQPYICTKEEYTRDHAELAKRQQKPAKR, from the coding sequence ATGGTTCGTATCTGGTGCGTTCCCGTCTCGGAACTTGACCGCCAACATCTCCTAGGCGAACACGCAGAACTCCACTGCATAGTAGGCGCGCTGCAAGGCAAATACAAAGCTTATCAAAACCATCCCCAGACCCTGCGTTTTAAAGACCGCATCGAACAACTCTACACTCGCCATGAACAGCAGGTGCAGGAGATGCAGAAACGCGGCTACAAACACAACTCGCTGTTGCCAGCGAGCAATCAACCTTACATTTGCACAAAAGAAGAGTACACGCGAGACCACGCTGAACTAGCTAAACGTCAACAGAAACCAGCCAAGCGATAA